TAAAATAAACAAAATGACGGCAAATGAGCGCGCCACGATCCCCACTTCAGCAAAGTGCATTGCCGCCGCCAGCATAATCAAAATAACGCCCAGTGCGGCGGCTTTCGTAGTTGCATGCATACGCGTTAGCAGATCGGGTAAACGCAGCAAACCCACAGAGGCAAGCAGCATAAACAGCGCACCGCCAAGAATCAGCGTGCCTTTTATAAAATCAATCATCTCGCGGGCCTCCTCGTTCTAAAAAGCGCGCAAAGCCAATAGCCGCCAAAAAGCCCATCAGTGCGACCACAATCGCAGCGTCGAGGAAACTAGCAACCTCTGTTTTAATCGCATAAACCCCCACCAATCCCACCAGGGTGGTCGAAAAAAGCTCTAACGCTACAACGCGATCAGGCAAGCTGGGGCCGCGTACGACGCGCACAAAGGTGAGTATGAGCGCGATACTCATAATCACTTGGCTAATTAAAATAACGGTATCCATCAGCGAAATAGCTCCAGGGCCCGGTGCTCCATTTCTTTTAAATTACGCCGCAGCTCTTCTTCATCGTCTAAAAACATCGCATGGATATAAAGCACCTTGCGATCATCAGACACATCCAGGCTAAGCGTACCGGGCGTCAGCGAAATCAAGTTAGCTACCATGGTGATTTCCATTTCCGTACGAGCCGAAAGTGGCAGCGCAATAACGCCAGGTTTCATATGCCAAGGCGGTGTCAAAATATCGAAGGCCACCCGCAGGTTGGCTTGAATCAGCTCTTTCAGGAAAAAACCGATAAAACCCACAAGCCGCGGAACGCGCGCCGGATAGCCTTTCAATGAGTCAAGCTGAGGCTCAATCAAAAC
This DNA window, taken from Vreelandella profundi, encodes the following:
- the mnhG gene encoding monovalent cation/H(+) antiporter subunit G, with amino-acid sequence MIDFIKGTLILGGALFMLLASVGLLRLPDLLTRMHATTKAAALGVILIMLAAAMHFAEVGIVARSFAVILFILMTAPVAAHVIGRAGYFVGSKLWSGTIKDELRPNYDPLTHELKSGLETQENAKRQPRDTDPD
- a CDS encoding monovalent cation/H+ antiporter complex subunit F; this translates as MDTVILISQVIMSIALILTFVRVVRGPSLPDRVVALELFSTTLVGLVGVYAIKTEVASFLDAAIVVALMGFLAAIGFARFLERGGPRDD
- a CDS encoding Na+/H+ antiporter subunit E, yielding MTGAIWNLLLGLAWVLLSGDFTGLNLLVGLIFGYITLVLIEPQLDSLKGYPARVPRLVGFIGFFLKELIQANLRVAFDILTPPWHMKPGVIALPLSARTEMEITMVANLISLTPGTLSLDVSDDRKVLYIHAMFLDDEEELRRNLKEMEHRALELFR